One window of Halorussus sp. MSC15.2 genomic DNA carries:
- the pstC gene encoding phosphate ABC transporter permease subunit PstC, protein MIGSIDTRVRSARATVSDMDRGAQFVDGAAIVSVLLTMAAFLVAPAYTVFPLLAFFAVAAYGWKSHQANTAKLLMFLMTASTIVILGLITVYLILRAVPVFQAMGLDLLFRTQQPLWSTSEGVYSLVPMMWGTLVTTVLAMAIAGPLGVAGALFISEIAPRWAREVIKPGIEILAGVPSIVYGFIGYVIINTYMMEELELANFGSLFGAALVIGVMALPTVVSVAEDAIGSVPESMKSGSLALGATDWQTIKSVTIPASFSGVSAAVLLGVGRAVGETMAVTVMLPHQQVLPDPIYDVFRGTETLTSLIAGQYGVASGNQMSALFAAGVVLFVTVLGLSIASQLVEAHMERKLGGSQ, encoded by the coding sequence ATGATAGGAAGCATCGACACCCGCGTTCGGTCCGCCCGCGCGACGGTCAGCGACATGGACCGCGGGGCGCAGTTCGTCGACGGCGCGGCTATCGTCTCGGTACTCCTCACGATGGCGGCGTTCCTCGTCGCGCCCGCGTACACGGTCTTCCCGCTGTTGGCGTTCTTCGCCGTCGCGGCCTACGGGTGGAAATCTCATCAGGCCAACACCGCGAAGCTACTGATGTTCCTGATGACGGCTTCGACTATCGTCATCCTCGGTCTCATCACTGTCTACCTCATCTTACGCGCGGTTCCGGTGTTTCAGGCGATGGGACTCGACCTGCTGTTCCGGACCCAACAACCGCTGTGGAGTACCAGCGAGGGCGTCTACTCGCTTGTGCCGATGATGTGGGGGACGCTCGTGACCACCGTCCTCGCGATGGCAATCGCCGGACCCCTCGGCGTGGCCGGGGCGCTGTTCATCAGCGAAATCGCGCCCCGGTGGGCGCGGGAGGTCATCAAGCCCGGCATCGAGATTCTGGCCGGGGTCCCCTCCATCGTCTACGGGTTCATCGGTTACGTCATCATCAACACGTACATGATGGAGGAGTTGGAGTTGGCGAACTTCGGGAGCCTGTTCGGGGCCGCGCTGGTCATCGGCGTGATGGCCCTGCCGACGGTGGTCTCGGTCGCCGAGGACGCCATCGGGAGCGTGCCCGAGTCGATGAAGAGCGGGTCGCTCGCGCTCGGCGCGACCGACTGGCAGACCATCAAGAGCGTCACCATCCCGGCGTCGTTCTCGGGCGTCTCGGCCGCGGTCCTGCTCGGGGTCGGCCGGGCGGTCGGCGAGACGATGGCCGTCACCGTGATGCTCCCCCACCAGCAGGTCCTGCCCGACCCCATCTACGACGTGTTCCGGGGGACCGAGACGCTCACCAGCCTCATCGCGGGGCAGTACGGCGTCGCCTCCGGGAACCAGATGTCGGCGCTGTTCGCGGCCGGTGTGGTGCTGTTCGTGACGGTCCTCGGACTCAGTATCGCCTCGCAACTCGTGGAAGCGCACATGGAGCGGAAACTCGGGGGTAGCCAATGA
- the pstA gene encoding phosphate ABC transporter permease PstA, with amino-acid sequence MSYETTDLVADESSLAERVASGVVGLDVLSVVLGFAAIFQWTEVESEFFGVTLFNLYGASLVLAGVGVVALGFASRFGYVETTPNRSAGLLTGGLFGLVGVVAGGLVASQTLGLGLVGWLPAAILVGVGVAAVTVLPREDVGSTLPAGALSALVGALFLTDVLTTEWEWAPEGFSATFTGPVVGPVLTIFAGLVCAWAAAKAHEGFGTRGRQAGAYLLVGLNAFGMLGVLLLLVLFVAGKGWSRMVEGIKLGLFSEPAFWFHVPGFDQYLIFEIPGVWFYWPFTMNGYSLSQDVMNGVLPSIVGTVWLVVGAVLFAVPLGVGAAVFLTEYAEQGGFTRAVEIATNGLWSTPSIVYGLFGFAFLVPRLGNSFSLLAGQLVLGFMLLPLVLITSREAIMTVPDEYRDASAALGVSQWETIKSVVIPAAMPGVITGVILGVGRIAGETAPILLVATGSPQVTSGPQVLTSFRFISSPPFVANPALLDSITALPYKLYATITAGVVSSDPAFGWATALVLLIVVLSFYAIGIVSRIYFRRKLEQ; translated from the coding sequence ATGAGCTACGAGACCACCGATTTAGTCGCCGACGAGTCCTCGCTCGCCGAGCGAGTCGCGTCCGGCGTCGTCGGTCTCGACGTACTGTCGGTCGTCCTCGGCTTCGCGGCCATCTTCCAGTGGACCGAGGTCGAGAGCGAGTTCTTCGGCGTGACCCTGTTCAACCTCTACGGGGCGAGTCTCGTCTTAGCCGGCGTCGGCGTCGTGGCGCTCGGATTCGCGTCCCGGTTCGGGTACGTGGAGACGACGCCCAACCGGAGCGCCGGACTGCTCACCGGGGGTCTGTTCGGTCTCGTCGGCGTGGTCGCCGGCGGACTCGTTGCCTCCCAGACGCTCGGTCTGGGTCTCGTCGGGTGGCTCCCCGCGGCGATACTGGTCGGCGTCGGCGTGGCCGCGGTGACTGTCCTCCCGCGCGAGGACGTCGGGTCCACGCTCCCGGCGGGCGCGCTCTCGGCCCTCGTGGGTGCGCTGTTCCTGACCGACGTGTTGACGACCGAGTGGGAGTGGGCACCCGAGGGCTTCTCGGCTACCTTCACCGGTCCCGTTGTCGGTCCGGTGTTGACAATCTTCGCGGGACTCGTCTGCGCGTGGGCGGCCGCGAAGGCCCACGAGGGCTTCGGCACTCGGGGGCGACAGGCCGGGGCGTACCTGCTCGTCGGCCTGAACGCCTTCGGTATGCTCGGCGTGCTACTACTGCTCGTCCTGTTCGTCGCCGGGAAGGGCTGGTCGCGGATGGTCGAGGGCATCAAACTCGGCCTGTTCAGCGAACCGGCCTTCTGGTTCCACGTGCCCGGGTTCGACCAGTACCTCATCTTCGAGATACCCGGCGTCTGGTTCTACTGGCCGTTCACGATGAACGGCTACTCGCTGTCTCAGGACGTGATGAACGGGGTCCTGCCCTCCATCGTCGGGACGGTCTGGCTGGTCGTCGGCGCGGTGCTGTTCGCGGTCCCGCTGGGCGTCGGCGCGGCGGTGTTCCTCACCGAGTACGCCGAGCAGGGCGGGTTCACGCGTGCGGTCGAGATAGCGACCAACGGGCTGTGGAGCACGCCGAGCATCGTCTACGGCCTGTTCGGCTTCGCGTTCCTCGTCCCGCGACTGGGCAACAGCTTCTCGCTGCTGGCGGGCCAGTTGGTGCTGGGCTTCATGCTCCTCCCGCTGGTGCTCATCACCAGTCGCGAGGCCATCATGACGGTGCCCGACGAGTACCGCGACGCCAGCGCCGCGCTGGGCGTCAGCCAGTGGGAGACCATCAAGAGCGTCGTCATCCCGGCCGCGATGCCCGGCGTCATCACGGGGGTCATCCTCGGCGTCGGCCGCATCGCGGGCGAGACCGCCCCGATTCTGCTGGTAGCGACCGGGTCGCCCCAAGTCACCAGCGGCCCGCAGGTGCTGACGAGCTTCCGGTTCATCTCGAGTCCGCCGTTCGTGGCGAACCCGGCGCTGTTGGACAGCATCACCGCCCTCCCCTACAAACTCTACGCGACCATCACGGCGGGCGTCGTGAGTTCCGACCCCGCGTTCGGATGGGCGACGGCG